The Streptomyces sp. NBC_01244 genome contains a region encoding:
- a CDS encoding SCO0930 family lipoprotein gives MGIKRGTTLAAVAVVVALTATACGGSDSAGDTAKPAGAVAAPSQAPSSGDGDGYGSGSGSDADAAGDAKPAGQLAIAQDEKLGSVLADSAGFTLYRFDKDTAKPSKSSCDGDCAKVWPVVAAGDATAAAGMDPALLGEVVRTDGSKQLTVAGWPVYRYSKDTKAGDTNGQGVGGTWFAAAPDGKKAAKAAPAPAGAGQASGALTVAKDPKLGEHIVDGNGMTVYRFKPDTAWPMVSKCEGACVAKWPVVPPVDQANAKGIIQKNYLVLDRPDGKKQQTVNCWPVYTFTGDKKAGDINGQGVGGTWYAVAPDGKLITVQ, from the coding sequence ATGGGCATCAAGCGCGGAACCACCCTGGCGGCCGTGGCGGTCGTCGTCGCACTCACCGCGACCGCGTGCGGCGGGAGCGACTCGGCGGGCGACACCGCCAAGCCTGCCGGAGCCGTCGCCGCTCCCTCCCAGGCCCCCTCCTCGGGCGACGGCGACGGCTACGGATCCGGTTCGGGCTCCGACGCCGACGCGGCCGGCGACGCGAAGCCGGCGGGCCAACTGGCCATCGCCCAGGACGAGAAGCTCGGCTCCGTCCTCGCCGACAGCGCGGGCTTCACCCTCTACCGCTTCGACAAGGACACCGCGAAGCCGTCGAAGTCCTCCTGCGACGGGGACTGCGCGAAGGTCTGGCCGGTGGTCGCGGCCGGCGACGCCACCGCCGCGGCGGGCATGGACCCGGCGCTGCTGGGCGAGGTGGTCCGTACCGACGGCAGCAAGCAGCTGACGGTGGCGGGCTGGCCCGTGTACCGGTACAGCAAGGACACCAAGGCGGGCGACACCAACGGGCAGGGCGTCGGCGGCACCTGGTTCGCGGCGGCCCCCGACGGCAAGAAGGCGGCGAAGGCGGCCCCCGCGCCCGCCGGAGCGGGCCAGGCCTCCGGTGCGCTGACCGTGGCCAAGGACCCGAAGCTCGGCGAGCACATCGTCGACGGCAACGGGATGACGGTCTACCGGTTCAAGCCGGACACCGCGTGGCCCATGGTCTCCAAGTGCGAGGGCGCCTGCGTGGCCAAGTGGCCGGTCGTACCGCCGGTGGACCAGGCGAACGCCAAGGGGATCATCCAGAAGAACTACCTCGTGCTCGACCGCCCCGACGGCAAGAAGCAGCAGACGGTGAACTGCTGGCCCGTCTACACCTTCACCGGTGACAAGAAGGCCGGCGACATCAACGGTCAGGGCGTCGGCGGCACCTGGTACGCGGTCGCCCCCGACGGCAAGCTCATCACCGTCCAGTAG
- a CDS encoding sodium/solute symporter: protein MNQTYALTAVAVVVLVTVLVGALGLRISRTTSDFYVASRTVGPRLNAAAIGGEYLSAASFLGVAGLVLLQGPQMLWYPVGYTAGYLVLLVLVAAPLRRSGAYTLPDFAEARLESQAVRRIAVLFVLGVGWLYLLPQLQGAGLTLEILTGAPHWVGGVVVACVVTAAVAAGGMRSITFVQAFQYWLKLTALLVPAFFLLAAWAGDGAPRASFDAPAVFREHTAVTLAEDVRLSLDAPLTVTVTGQVDGRAYAGQSVTLGAGEHSVRARARLEFAPDSEVPQSRAEAAPEVSSWSEPLSGDRPELRLYATYGLILATFLGTMGLPHVAVRFYTSPNGRAARRTTLVVLGLVGAFYLLPPVYGTLGRIYTPELALTGEADAVVLVLPARVVGGLAGDLLGALLAGGAFAAFLSTASGLTMAVAGVLHQDVLPSRGVRSFRVAVLVAILVPLAGSALVTQVPVADAVGLAFAVSASSFCPLLVLGIWWRGLTPPGAVAGLVTGGGAALSAVLATRAGLAPAGWANTLLAWPAVWSVPLGFLTMVLVSLGTRGRIPPGTSATLARLHLPEDVASGSEPAPTTAGGAGPGPGSGEGVSTTPSRKGGDL from the coding sequence GTGAACCAGACGTACGCGCTGACCGCGGTCGCCGTCGTCGTCCTGGTCACGGTGCTGGTCGGCGCGCTGGGCCTGCGGATATCCAGGACCACCTCGGACTTCTACGTGGCTTCGCGCACGGTCGGCCCGCGCCTCAACGCGGCGGCCATCGGCGGCGAGTACCTCTCGGCGGCCTCCTTCCTCGGCGTGGCCGGGCTGGTGCTGCTCCAGGGGCCGCAGATGCTCTGGTATCCGGTGGGTTACACCGCCGGGTACCTGGTGCTCCTGGTGCTGGTCGCGGCACCGCTGCGCCGCTCGGGCGCGTACACGCTGCCCGATTTCGCCGAGGCCCGGCTCGAATCGCAGGCCGTGCGCCGGATCGCGGTGCTGTTCGTGCTCGGCGTCGGCTGGCTGTACCTGCTGCCGCAGCTCCAGGGCGCGGGGCTGACCCTGGAGATCCTGACCGGGGCCCCGCACTGGGTGGGCGGGGTGGTCGTCGCCTGCGTGGTGACGGCGGCGGTGGCGGCCGGCGGGATGCGGTCCATCACCTTCGTGCAGGCCTTCCAGTACTGGCTGAAGCTCACCGCCCTGCTGGTGCCCGCGTTCTTCCTGCTGGCGGCCTGGGCGGGGGACGGCGCCCCGCGCGCTTCCTTCGACGCCCCGGCGGTGTTCCGCGAGCACACCGCCGTCACGCTGGCCGAGGACGTACGGCTGTCCCTGGACGCGCCGCTGACGGTGACGGTGACCGGGCAGGTGGACGGGCGCGCGTACGCGGGGCAGTCCGTGACCCTCGGCGCCGGGGAGCATTCCGTACGGGCACGCGCCCGGCTGGAGTTCGCCCCGGACTCCGAGGTGCCGCAGAGCCGGGCGGAGGCCGCACCGGAGGTGTCGAGCTGGTCGGAGCCGCTGTCCGGGGACCGGCCGGAGCTGCGGCTGTACGCGACGTACGGGCTGATCCTGGCCACCTTCCTCGGGACCATGGGGCTGCCGCACGTGGCGGTGCGCTTCTACACGAGCCCGAACGGGCGGGCCGCGCGGCGCACCACCCTGGTGGTGCTCGGCCTGGTCGGCGCCTTCTACCTGCTGCCGCCGGTGTACGGGACGCTGGGCCGGATCTACACCCCGGAGCTGGCCCTCACGGGGGAGGCGGACGCGGTGGTGCTGGTGCTGCCGGCCCGGGTGGTGGGCGGGCTCGCCGGAGACCTGCTGGGGGCGCTGCTGGCGGGGGGCGCGTTCGCGGCGTTCCTGTCCACGGCTTCGGGACTGACGATGGCGGTGGCGGGGGTGCTGCACCAGGACGTGCTGCCTTCGCGCGGGGTGCGCAGTTTCCGGGTCGCGGTGCTGGTGGCGATCCTGGTGCCGCTGGCCGGGAGCGCGCTGGTGACACAGGTGCCGGTGGCGGACGCGGTGGGGCTGGCCTTCGCGGTGTCGGCGTCCTCGTTCTGTCCGCTGCTGGTGCTGGGGATCTGGTGGCGCGGGCTGACGCCGCCGGGGGCGGTGGCCGGGCTGGTGACGGGGGGCGGGGCGGCATTGAGCGCGGTGCTGGCGACGCGGGCCGGGCTGGCTCCGGCGGGGTGGGCGAACACGCTGCTGGCATGGCCGGCGGTGTGGTCGGTACCGCTCGGCTTCCTGACGATGGTGCTGGTGTCGCTGGGTACGCGCGGGCGGATCCCGCCGGGCACGTCGGCGACGCTGGCGCGGCTCCATCTCCCGGAGGACGTGGCCTCGGGGTCGGAGCCGGCTCCGACGACCGCCGGGGGCGCGGGCCCGGGCCCGGGCAGTGGCGAGGGCGTCTCCACGACGCCCTCGAGGAAGGGCGGCGATCTGTGA
- a CDS encoding LytR/AlgR family response regulator transcription factor yields MLRVLAVDDEKPLLEELLYLLRSDPRVLSAEGASDATEALRRISRALESGPDGADVIDVVFLDIHMAGLTGLDIARLLAGFARPPLIVFVTAHEGFAVQAFDLKAVDYVLKPVRPERLAEAVRRACAQSGRPEERPAAVAPGAGSVPAVAAVPVARPAAAEIPRGPVAPAAPVPAVAPSAAASSAAARGADRAPEQIAVELGGVTRFVAIADIAYVEAQGDYARLHTDEGSHLVRIPLSTLEERWAARGFVRIHRRHLVALARIDELRLDAGTTTVRVGAAELQVSRRHTRELRDLLMRQAMG; encoded by the coding sequence ATGCTGCGCGTACTGGCCGTCGACGACGAGAAGCCCCTGCTCGAAGAGCTCCTCTACTTGCTGCGCTCGGACCCCCGGGTGCTCAGCGCCGAGGGCGCCTCGGACGCCACCGAGGCGCTGCGGCGGATCAGCCGGGCGCTGGAGAGCGGCCCGGACGGGGCCGACGTCATCGACGTGGTCTTCCTCGACATCCACATGGCGGGGCTGACCGGGCTGGACATCGCCCGGCTGCTGGCCGGGTTCGCGCGGCCGCCGCTGATCGTGTTCGTCACCGCTCACGAGGGGTTCGCCGTACAGGCCTTCGACCTCAAGGCCGTGGACTACGTACTGAAGCCCGTCCGGCCCGAGCGGCTGGCCGAGGCCGTGCGGCGGGCCTGCGCGCAGTCCGGCAGGCCGGAGGAACGGCCCGCGGCGGTCGCCCCGGGGGCCGGGTCCGTGCCTGCGGTCGCGGCGGTGCCGGTGGCCCGCCCGGCCGCCGCCGAGATCCCCCGGGGCCCGGTGGCCCCCGCGGCCCCCGTCCCCGCTGTCGCCCCGTCCGCGGCCGCTTCGTCCGCCGCCGCCCGCGGCGCGGACCGCGCGCCCGAGCAGATAGCCGTCGAACTGGGCGGCGTGACCCGCTTCGTGGCGATCGCGGACATCGCGTACGTGGAGGCCCAGGGCGACTACGCCCGGCTGCACACCGACGAGGGCAGCCACCTGGTGCGGATTCCGCTGTCCACGCTGGAGGAGCGATGGGCGGCACGCGGTTTCGTCCGCATCCACCGCCGCCACCTGGTCGCACTGGCCCGTATCGACGAACTGCGCCTGGACGCGGGCACCACCACGGTCCGCGTCGGCGCGGCCGAACTCCAGGTGAGCCGCAGGCACACACGGGAGCTGAGGGACCTGCTGATGCGCCAGGCAATGGGCTGA